The sequence below is a genomic window from Lolium perenne isolate Kyuss_39 chromosome 4, Kyuss_2.0, whole genome shotgun sequence.
AGTGGTGAGTGATAGAAGTAAGTACATTTGGTCTTCACAGATGAAATAAAATGAGTTTTAGGTTAATGTTGAGATTCCTATGGAATGGAGGGTATATCAACACGTTGCATAGGAATTTGATGACCGCAATCCTCTGACTCAAACGAGTTCATAGGATTTTTTCAGATGGCTTAAAATCCTCCAAAATTATTATGAAATTTCTCCAATTCAAAGAGACCCTAAGATGTGTTCGGCCAGGATCATTTTTTCTAGATTGGTTGGGAGCATGCTAACACTAGGACTCACTAATATAGTGAGCAAATTGACGCTGACCAGGGCCTCTTTCTCTGCATGTTCTGACTTATCTCCTAGCTTTGCAAAAGATGTGATGTTGAATCGTTGCATGAGCTATCTATTTTCCATAACTTCCTAAATTTGATTAAATTGAATTGTCATATGAACTATAGTATTTATATGTTTGATTTTTTAATTAATTTGTGTGTTAATAATTACTATGCAATATAGTTGTTTCATTTTGTAAGTTTGGACAATTCGATGCAAAAATAGACAAAAATAAAAGATAAACAGGTCGGCCAGTTGGGGGTGACACTCTGGGCAACCGCTCCACGGTAGGGTTATGTGTCTTCATGTCTATAAACTAAACACAATTTGATCCAATCTAGACGCATATCATTGAATTCGGTAACAACATCTTCTTTCATCATTTGGTGGACGATGAACTCATCGTCGCTATCCGAGGGCTACCAAATCAAAGTATGAAACAATCAAACAATGAAACATTCAATCAACATTTTCCACAAAAAATTTAGAAGAAATATACTTATTCAGTCAAATGGCAACTCGTCCTCTTCTTTCCCCTCTGCCTGCTATGGTGCCAATTTTTTCCTTCTCTTTTGCAGCATTTTTCACACTGTTTTCTGGTAGAAAAGATCGGATTTTGGAATTTTTCTACTACAGTTCCATTTTTTTTACTATACTCAATACTTCTACTACTCTTAGTTCGGAAGATAAGTTTGTGCATAATTTTATCTAGACCATTTCTGCAAAAATAAGTCTTACTATCATGTTGTTCCTTGGTTGGGTCAGAGATAATACCAACCTTGAACCGGTGACACACTCTCTCTTGTCTATGAATGGATGAATATAAATAACGTACTAGTGTGGTGGAGTGTGTAGATTTGTGACTCTGCGCATGATACTTGTTTGTTTGCGTGTCAACTGTCGAGGAGGGTTGGGACAACGGATGGAATTGATCCCTGTCACCCTCGCTCATCTCATTACTTCCTACTGTACTTAAGCCAATTACTAACTGATAAATGCATATGCATGCATAATTCTTATTTAAAAACTATATGTGTTTCTTTTCCTAGGTGTATTTGTTTCTTTCTACACGTTTGAAATCGTTTTTACCATAAAGACATGGGAAGTTCCAAGCTTTTGTTTTTAGATGGAGCTTCCCATTGCAAGTGTCACTTTCATTTTCCTTTTGATTGTCCATTACAACATGTTACAATGACCGGTGGAACAAGACATATCCTCGGAGTCATAAATACATACAATAATTCATGGATATATGAGATgtagaaaaaaggaaaagaacaaaATAGGAGGGAATAAATAATGAGTGATGATAGGAAAGGGGCATGGGGAAAGGCTGTCATGAGAGATTAACTACATGCTACTTGAAAGTTGTTGTCCCCTACCCAAGAAGTCCATATTACCTTTATCAGATGTGATGGGGTGCTAATCTGGGGTGCCACAGCACTCCATTGAATTTGTCTGGAGCAGATTTTGTGCTTGCTCGTGTTTTTGAAATGGAGCCATCTGTCCTGGCCTAATTTGGGCACCTTTTCGCCAAAAAATTACCAAAGAAAGTTGTATGagtattttatttattttctgtataAAATTCTCCCATAGCTAGGTTAGTTAGTTCCATTGGTAGTATTGTAGTATCATGGTACCGTGAAAAAAGTAGTATACAACAAAAAATGGAGAATTAGTACTAGTGCAAATGCTCAAAAGTCTTAGAGATGAAAATATATTCTAGCAAAGTGATCATTTTATTGCTGAGGTGAAACATGTATCGATGGACGTTGGATCGATAGGAGCATAATGCCAATTAGTTTGGAGAAAGAGATTTAGTTAGAAATACTAGAAGTCAATGTATATGTTATGTTATggttcaatgaaatgaaacgcaaaatctcttgcgttttctcgaaaaaaaatgtATATGTTATAGTTCTAGATGTAGATGGCAGGCAAGAATTTCCAACAAAAAGGTAAAGGCATCTATTCATGCTGGTATTTTTGTTTATGCCCTGACTGATTCCCTGAAAGGCCCCTTCAAAATGTACCGCTAGTTGATATGTGGGTGTCCTAGCTTCGTTTTCTTTCCCAGTGGAGCTGTCTCGTGTTTATTTGGAGGGACGCGCTAGTAAAACTACCAGAATCTGCTATTCTCTTCAACTCTAAAATATAATAGTTATCGCAGGTTCAGTGAACCAAGATAAATTTTAGCCTATATTTTATCTAAATCCACGACAAATATTTAGAATCAGAGGAAAATATCTGATAGCAAATAAAATCAAAAGTTTCATACAAAAACAAACTTGAATTAAATGATATAGATAATTTAACGGTAGCAACACTTCGCCAGGAGATGACGACCCGTACTTGGGACTAACAAAAATCTAGGAAAGCGGCAGCTAGgtcacatgcatgcatgcaccacGTAGCGTAGTTGTAGCTACTAGTACTGTCGTCACATGATCCAACCGGTTCGATACATCAATTTGACTATTCGCTGCTGGTTAATTATTTTCATTCTCATTATTCATGTAGTACTAGTTTGGAAGAGAAACGCTCGCATCGCTCCAGGGCGGGGCGAAAGCTTGCTGGCTCACTCACTGAACGCAGTGGTGCAGGTACATCTGCGCGTTTAAAATGAGTCATAGGTCGGAATTGGCCTGTTTTTGTTTGGGCTGCATTGGCTGGGTCGAAAAGGTCTTTCTGTTTGTTTGCCTGCAGTCAACCCGAAATCTTGATAGAGATGAGATTAGGTCTGTTTGGTATCATCCAGGCATGCCTAAGGTTACATCTTCTCTACAACGGGTAGCCTTATCATGTTCTCACCTTTCATCACATATAAATCACAGTTCATGACAGTTGCAAACTTACGAAGCTAGCAATTCACGAAATTATCCCTAGCTAGTACGAATGGTAGTTCATAACACGATACTCCCTAGCTACTACAAATAGCAGTTTATCATAACGGGGCCGTTCAACATACGGGGATCGAATAGGGGTTCGAGAAACAGGGGATCAtaggggttcttcttcttcttcttcacttcttcttcacttcttcttaaATGGTGGTGTTGTCTCTGGCTTCCCACATTGCGTCTGCCCACTCTTGCCTCTTCTCCTTCCAGGCATCATTGTCGCCTGCGTCCACGCCATGGCCGGTCTCTACTTCATCAAAGTGACAACCTCTTCGAAGAACTCATCCTCGCCCCAACCTAGGATTCAGTTGTGAAGAATGCATCAAGCAAGGACCAGCTTTACTTGAGTGTCAAAAGTGTGGAACGGTTTCTGGTCAAGGACCTTGAACCTGTTTTTCAATGCAGCAAAGGCCCTCTCAATGGTGACTCTAAGGCTTGAGTGTCTAAGATTGAACAACTCTTTCGCATTCTGGGGTCGGTGCTTCGTAGAGAACTCGTTGAGGTggtaccttgttttcctgaaAGGAGGTAGAATACCAGGTCGGCATGCATATCCAGCATCTCCAAGGTAGAACTTACCCTCAGGGATTTGCAACCCATCGGGCCTTGACAAGCTGTCGGCCAGGATGCTCGCATCATGAGCTGAACCCTCCCACCCAGCAAGCACGCAGGTGAACCTCATATCGAAACCCACAGCTGCTAGCACGTTCTGGCTGGTGTAGTGCTTCCTCCCGCGGAATGCTGCAGACATCGATCTCGGTACCTTTGCGGTGACATGAGTACCATCAATAGCCCCAATGCAATCCTGTAAAAAAAATAGCACACAGTCATGTTTCTGACAGTACCACACATCTGATAGGTAGAAGGAACATGATTTTGTACTAACCCTGAAATAGGGGAACCACCTGTAGATGTTCTTGATCTTGGGTGGTCTGTTCGTTGATGCTGACTTGATCATTTCACCTCTGAGCTCCCAAATTGCGTACAACACCTGCTGGAAGTACCGAGAGATAGTCTCTGTGGATCGCCTGAATGTGCTATGGATGACTCTGAACCTCTGGTTATGACCAACGACATGAAGAAACATTGTGACTTGTTCTTCGACAGAGGTGTGGATGCTATCAGTCAGCAGTCCTCTAGTCCTGAACATTTTCACAAGTGCATAGAAAGGGGCTCTTCTCATCCGTAGCATCTGGATAGCCTCTACACCCGagtctccatccacgaaaagttccgtcgtagctgccatcgcagaccctagctcgggagggttctgaagctcttcccggcaccctgccggagggggggatcatcaccggaggcctctacatcgccatgcctgcctccgaagtgatgcgtaagTAGTTCATCACTGGacgatgggtccatagaagtagctagatggttgtcttctccaattggtgcctcatgtttagatcttgtgagctgcctatcatgatcaagatcatctttatgtaatgctacatgttgtgtttgctgggatccgatgaatattgaatactatgttgagatcgattatatacttgtcatatgttatttgtgatcttgcatgctttccgttgctagtagatactctggccaagtaaatgcttgtgactccaagagggagtatttatgttcgatagtgggttcatgcctctagttttctcgaAGAGtgccaataacttctaagattgtagatgtgctgttgctacttgggataaaacaacaatattttgtctaaggataattctattgtttactttacatatattgcttaatgcgataatctgttgcttgcaacttaatactggaaggggttcggacgataaccggaaggtggattattagtcatagatgcagttaggttacggtctatgtattatattgtaatgcccaaacgaatctcatagtaatcatcttgtcatgtatggtctttattctatcaattgcccagctataatttgttcacccagcatgttatttatctttatggagagacacctctagtgaactgtggaccccagtcctttcTTTTATACTGATAAaatcatcatgttctgtttacttactgcaagcaaggttctctttaattccactgcaaacaatcatcatctttccacactatacatttaatcctttgtgttcggcaaaaccggtgagattgaaaacctcactgtaagttggggcaaagtattttggttgtgttgtgtgcaggttccacgttgttgctggcgtcggtagtgcaccctgccaatagtcagctagcaacaccttcagaagtcacgcatttctcctactggtcgattaaaccttggtttcttactgagggaaaactttctactGATCGAGCGATacgcttgatgagcaacccaaaccaacaaaaaaaaggtctactgtgctcatcataccttcctcttggggttccccaacggtgtgcaatctgcgctcatcagtCCCAGGGGTGCTTTAAGACCCGTGCTATGCAAGAACGCGATTGAGCCCAGGGAACCAAACGGACCAAAAAATGTTgggccgatgcgagccaaggggcgctcaggctaccaaacgcgcccttggCTGCCCCCACCCCCATCCCTCTTCCTTCGCATCTCCGTGCCACCGTCGGAGAAAGTTCGCGTGCAAAGCTCCTCCCGCGTATAGCAGGTGGAGGGCTCTCATCTCTGAGCGCGACTAGCAGCAGCAAGGGCCTCCTCTTACTTGTGTGGTGGGATTTCGAGCTTCGTGGCGGTCTTGGACTGCGCGGCTCGTCCGGCGGAGATGGACGCCGGGGCGGAGTACCCGGACTTTTTGGGTGACCTTGGCGATCTCTGCGGTCGCAAGGGCGGCACGATGGCTGGCTCGAGGGACTCGGTACGACTCACCCCTTCATCTCCCCGtggtgccggtggtggtggtggtggtggtgcccgCTGGTATCTTCGGTCTGCTGTTGGGAGTCGGTGGGCGGCAGTGCAGGATGCTGCCGATCTGCCTAACGAAGGAGGCGGTCATTGTGTTCTTCTCACATCAAGACGGTGTTCTGCTTGATATGGCTGGTGAACTGTTCCGAAAGGATCCGCTAGCGACCTCCGTTGGACGCATGATGCCTGTAGATGTTGGATCGGATGGGATTCGGCGTGTGCACCCATAGTTATGGCCGTGCGACTTCGGGAGGGAGTGATGCGAAACTTCTCTATTTGATGCCATCATGGGACATGTTGGTTTTCGCCTTACATGGAGAAGATAGTGGTAGAGAATGTTATACCAGCTAAGCTCTGAGGTCTGGTAATCGCATACTGAGTCCTCGTGATGAAGAGGACATTGCTTGGTGTTTCTTGACTTGAAGTAGTGACATCAGCAAGCGGGGCCGGCAACACAGAAGGGAGTCTTGTCTTACAGGATCAAAAACCAAGGTCTGACATTAAATGGTTTTATGTGACAATAGCCTTATTGCAGACATTGTTTTGAGAAGTTGGACTTGATCTAAGGTAAAAGTTCAAGATCTGGCATTAATAGTGCCTGCCAAATGGCCTGTAGAAGGTATTGTTTTGAGAGCGCGAACTTCTAATGTTGTATTGGCAGTGATTTGTGTTGCAGTTACAAGATTTTGATCACTGCcgtgagattttttttttgtttttttatcatTTATTTAGTAGGGTTGTGTGTAGTAGTGTCTTTAGAACGTTTTCTTGTAGCAGAGATTGGATGGAACTGGTATCTTAGCGGTATTAATATATTTCTTTTATCAAAAAATACTAGTTTGGAAGAATTTTGTTTGGAATTTTAACTGGATTTTCTGCAGAGATTAGGTATTGATTCTTGGATTGTTTCGTGTGAAATTCCTTGGTAGGATCGAAGATAATATCTATCTTGAGTTCGACCATGTGACAGACGCACTTTTACCTATGAATGTTGCGTGTCAACGGTAGAAGGGGCACTGGATGTAATGGATTCCTGTCGGCATCGCTCATCACCATTTCCCACTTGattatatctttttttttttttttttttttttttgctaagaAGGAAGACGACATTACAACTTCGAGCTTACAGCAAGATCCAGAAAAAGAGCAAAAAAAAGACCAGCCTGCTGGATCCCATCGGCGTCGATGCGCTGAAGCCGTCGGTGGCGCGCCGCTGCCGCTGCTCTGCAAATCCTTGGATCAGAGCCAGCCCCTTGGCAGCCGGGAAGTCGCCGATCGCCGGATCAGAAGATCCTACTCCAAGAACCATCGTCGACGACGCGAAGAAGAACATCAacttgaccttcatcttgatctgaCGCCGGACCCGTCGCCTAATCGAATCCGGCCGGGGCACAAAGAACTCAGCAGATCCGTGGATCTCCGAGCTCGAGAACGACGACTGCTTGACGAAGAAGCTCCGAGGGGCGCCGTCGCCGGAGGGGAAGCACGCCGCCACCAAACTCCAAACCGGTGACCACCCCGCCTCCGAGACGCCGCCGGCCGGTACCAAACCTACCCCTACACTATGAACAAGCCTAGATCCGTGGTTTCCCcaacctcccgccgccggagcggccgccggAGGCGGAGGAAACCACGGATCGACGGCGAGCGAGGTGGAGAGACTCGGTGGTTTCACAAAGTCGCCTCTCTCGGCACTGTAGACGAGCGAGAGAGGAGACAGCCAAGTCTGTCTCACTTGATTATATCACACACTAATCAAGTCCCCACTAACTCATCACATGGCTCCGCTTCACTAACTATACGTTAGAGTATATTTTTCATTATACATGTACAGAAAAGATTATATGTTTATCTGTGAAATTACATAGTTTTAAAGATGGAGCTGCCCTACCATGGTTTGCGTCGCTTTCATTTTGCTTTTGATTGTCAACCGCTGGAACAAAGAATATCCTCCCCATGACCAAAAATTACCAAGAAAACCAATGGATATGAGAATGGTATATGAAAAAAAAAGGGTATGGAACAAATAATGGTTGGTGATAGGAAAAGGACAGGGGAAAGACTGTCAGGGGAGAATAACTAGATGCTACTAGTACTACATCAAAGCTGATCATGTCCTGCACAAAAGGACCCTATACCTTTGTCACCTCAGCTCCAGTCCCCTCTTCACGAGGTACAGCCATACGCTCATCTAATGTGATGGGGTTCTAATCTGGGGTCGTCAGCGCACTCCATTGCACTTTTCTTCTAGGT
It includes:
- the LOC139830426 gene encoding protein ALP1-like; the protein is MKVKLMFFFASSTMVLGVGSSDPAIGDFPAAKGLALIQGFAEQRQRRATDGFSASTPMGSSRLRFRVIHSTFRRSTETISRYFQQVLYAIWELRGEMIKSASTNRPPKIKNIYRWFPYFRDCIGAIDGTHVTAKVPRSMSAAFRGRKHYTSQNVLAAVGFDMRFTCVLAGWEGSAHDASILADSLSRPDGLQIPEGKFYLGDAGYACRPGILPPFRKTRYHLNEFSTKHRPQNAKELFNLRHSSLRVTIERAFAALKNRFKVLDQKPFHTFDTQVKLVLA